AGTCCGCCGGGCCGTATCCGGCGGGCTGGGGGTGCGGCGAGCGGTTCGGGCCTGCGCGGAGCGCGCCAGGCAGGGCGGCGTTCGGAAGGGAGAACCGACTCCCACGCCCCGCCGCGCCGCCGCCCAGTCATCCACGTCGGCCCGCAGGCGGTTCGTCGAATAGACCAAGCTCATCATCGTCAGGGGCCTGGAAGAACGTCACATACTCCTCCAGCAACTCGCGGCTGACCGGGACCGTCCCCGGCTCCCCCTCCCCATCGCGGGCCTCCAGACGGCGGCACAGCTCATCGATCGGCGCAGCAAGGTAGTGCAGTTCGACGGGAACGCCGAGTGCGCGCGCACTCGAACGCTTCTCATCGCGCTCAGACCGCGCCCAGAAGCCGAACTCCAAGATCACACTCTGGCCGAGCCTCAACAGCTCTTGGGCATGCTCCGAGAACCGCCGCTCAAGCCGGTCGCGCGTTCGTTCATCGAACAGGTCGATGCCCAGGTCCGCCAGCCATTCGTCCGGGCACAGACGCACCGCTGGAATCTCTCGCGCCAGGCGCTTGGCCAGCGTCGTCTTCCCAGAGCCAGGCAGCCCGCACAGCAAGATCAGCCTGGGCTCGGGGCTCGTACTCAACAGGAGCCTCCACAGCACCGCAGCAACGTCATTCCGGCATGCTCGCGCAACGGCCCCGGCCGACGGAAATGGTTTCCGCTGGGGCCGGTTCCCGGGCCGGGGTCTTGAAGCCGGGAGGCCGCCGCTCGGATCGCCTG
The nucleotide sequence above comes from Nonomuraea gerenzanensis. Encoded proteins:
- a CDS encoding AAA family ATPase yields the protein MSTSPEPRLILLCGLPGSGKTTLAKRLAREIPAVRLCPDEWLADLGIDLFDERTRDRLERRFSEHAQELLRLGQSVILEFGFWARSERDEKRSSARALGVPVELHYLAAPIDELCRRLEARDGEGEPGTVPVSRELLEEYVTFFQAPDDDELGLFDEPPAGRRG